One genomic segment of Marinitoga piezophila KA3 includes these proteins:
- a CDS encoding type Z 30S ribosomal protein S14, giving the protein MAKKSMVARWKKPKKYKTREYSRCIVCGRPRAVYREFGLCRVCFRKLALEGKLPGVKKASW; this is encoded by the coding sequence ATGGCAAAAAAATCAATGGTTGCAAGATGGAAAAAACCAAAAAAATATAAGACAAGAGAATATTCAAGATGTATAGTTTGTGGAAGACCAAGAGCTGTATATAGAGAATTCGGTTTATGTAGAGTATGTTTCAGAAAATTAGCCTTGGAAGGAAAATTACCAGGCGTTAAAAAGGCAAGTTGGTAA
- the rplX gene encoding 50S ribosomal protein L24 produces MKVKKGDLVRVISGKDKGKEGKVLRVMPKLNKIIVENVNIVKKHQRPTQQLREGGIIEQPAPIYANKVMVVCPNCGKPTRVGYRVLEEGKKVRVCRKCNEIIDKV; encoded by the coding sequence ATGAAAGTAAAAAAAGGCGATTTAGTAAGAGTAATATCTGGTAAAGATAAAGGTAAAGAAGGTAAAGTTTTAAGAGTAATGCCTAAATTAAATAAAATTATTGTAGAAAATGTAAATATTGTAAAGAAACATCAGAGACCAACACAGCAGTTAAGAGAAGGTGGAATTATCGAACAACCAGCACCAATATATGCAAATAAAGTAATGGTTGTTTGTCCAAACTGCGGAAAACCAACAAGAGTTGGTTACAGGGTTCTCGAAGAAGGCAAAAAGGTTAGAGTTTGCAGAAAATGTAACGAAATCATAGATAAGGTTTAA
- the rpsC gene encoding 30S ribosomal protein S3, translated as MGQKVHPYGFRLGISKPWKANWFSEDNYAEYLKEDLKIRDYIKQKYYEAGIGDILIERPSSTQINITIKAVRVGIIIGRKGAEIQALKKEIEGMVNDRNVRINIDEIRNPQTNAVLIAENIAGQIVKRASYKRAMKRAISAALKRGAKGIKIMVSGRLNGAEIARTEWYMEGRLPLQTLRSDIDYGTAEAQTLSGTIGIKVWVYKGDTQL; from the coding sequence GTGGGTCAAAAAGTACATCCATATGGTTTCAGGTTAGGAATATCAAAACCATGGAAAGCAAACTGGTTTAGTGAAGATAATTATGCAGAATATTTAAAAGAAGATTTAAAAATAAGAGATTACATAAAACAAAAATATTATGAAGCAGGAATTGGAGATATATTAATTGAAAGACCTTCTTCAACACAAATAAACATAACAATAAAAGCAGTAAGAGTTGGAATAATTATTGGAAGAAAAGGTGCAGAAATTCAGGCATTGAAAAAAGAAATTGAAGGCATGGTAAATGATAGAAACGTAAGAATTAACATAGACGAAATTAGAAATCCTCAAACAAACGCTGTATTAATTGCAGAAAACATTGCTGGCCAGATTGTTAAAAGGGCATCATATAAGAGAGCAATGAAAAGAGCAATTTCAGCAGCATTAAAAAGAGGAGCAAAAGGAATTAAAATAATGGTTTCAGGAAGATTAAACGGTGCTGAAATCGCAAGAACTGAATGGTATATGGAAGGAAGATTACCTTTACAAACATTGAGATCAGACATTGATTACGGAACTGCTGAAGCACAAACATTATCTGGAACTATCGGAATAAAAGTTTGGGTTTATAAAGGCGACACTCAGTTATGA
- the rplN gene encoding 50S ribosomal protein L14, giving the protein MIQTESYLRAADNSGAKVLRVIRVLGGFHKSVGTVGDVVVCSVREAIPHTDIKKGQVVKAVIVRTKKEIRRKDGSHIRFDENAAVLIDKNNMPVGTRVFGPIAREVREAGYTKIASLAQEVW; this is encoded by the coding sequence ATGATACAGACTGAGTCATATTTAAGAGCTGCAGATAATTCTGGAGCAAAAGTATTAAGAGTAATAAGAGTATTAGGTGGATTTCATAAATCAGTAGGAACAGTAGGCGACGTTGTAGTATGTTCAGTAAGAGAAGCTATTCCTCACACAGACATAAAAAAAGGTCAGGTTGTAAAAGCTGTAATAGTTAGAACAAAAAAAGAAATCAGAAGAAAAGATGGTTCACATATTAGATTCGATGAAAATGCAGCTGTTTTAATAGATAAAAACAATATGCCTGTTGGAACACGTGTGTTTGGACCAATTGCTAGAGAAGTAAGAGAAGCAGGTTACACAAAAATAGCATCTCTTGCACAAGAAGTATGGTGA
- the rplF gene encoding 50S ribosomal protein L6 produces the protein MSRISKNPIDIPNGVEVTVNEKEIKVKGPKGELTQEYLPYVKFVIEDNKIKVEGNESAMKRKSDAKKINMFQGTYASLVKNMIKGVTEGFTKELEIIGIGYRAKLQGSTLVLELGYSHPIEYIPPEGITIEVPAPNKVIVKGIDKYLVGEVAAKIKRFRKPNVYSGKGIKYVGEVIIRKQGKKV, from the coding sequence ATGTCACGTATATCAAAAAATCCAATAGATATACCAAATGGGGTAGAAGTGACAGTAAACGAAAAAGAAATTAAAGTAAAAGGCCCTAAAGGTGAATTAACACAGGAATATTTACCATATGTAAAATTCGTAATTGAAGATAATAAAATAAAAGTAGAAGGTAATGAATCAGCAATGAAAAGAAAAAGTGATGCAAAGAAAATCAATATGTTCCAGGGTACATATGCATCACTTGTTAAAAATATGATTAAAGGTGTAACAGAAGGATTCACAAAAGAATTAGAAATTATTGGTATTGGATACAGAGCAAAATTACAGGGTTCAACATTAGTATTAGAACTTGGTTACTCACATCCAATAGAATATATTCCACCAGAAGGAATAACAATTGAAGTACCAGCACCAAATAAAGTAATTGTAAAAGGAATTGACAAATACTTAGTTGGTGAAGTTGCAGCAAAAATTAAGAGATTTAGAAAACCAAATGTATACTCTGGAAAAGGTATCAAATATGTTGGCGAGGTAATCATTAGAAAACAAGGTAAGAAAGTTTAA
- the rplP gene encoding 50S ribosomal protein L16 yields the protein MLMPKRYKYRKIQRGTMKGKAKGGTLVDFGEWGLKALEPAMITSQQIEACRLAMVRTLKRNGKIWIKIFPDKPITSKGIGTRMGKGKGDVEGWVAVVKPGKVLFEIAGTSEELAKEALEYAATKLPIKTKIVPRYHIRGEAK from the coding sequence ATGTTAATGCCAAAAAGATATAAATATAGAAAAATACAAAGAGGTACAATGAAAGGTAAAGCCAAAGGCGGAACATTAGTTGACTTTGGCGAATGGGGTTTAAAAGCATTAGAACCAGCAATGATTACTTCACAACAAATAGAAGCATGTAGGTTAGCAATGGTTAGAACATTAAAAAGAAACGGTAAAATATGGATTAAAATATTCCCTGATAAACCAATTACATCAAAAGGAATTGGAACAAGAATGGGAAAAGGTAAAGGTGACGTAGAAGGATGGGTAGCAGTAGTAAAACCAGGAAAGGTTTTATTTGAAATTGCTGGAACATCTGAAGAATTAGCAAAAGAAGCATTAGAATACGCAGCAACAAAATTACCAATCAAGACAAAAATAGTACCCAGGTACCATATAAGGGGGGAAGCAAAATGA
- the rpsH gene encoding 30S ribosomal protein S8, producing MWSDPVADMLTRIRNANLVMKESVEVPASNLKRNIAEILKREGYIADYKFIEDGKQGILKIQLKYKGDRKNRQRVIQSIIRVSKPGRRVYVSKDKIPVVKGGMGISIISTSKGVLTDKEARELGVGGELICYVW from the coding sequence ATGTGGAGTGATCCCGTAGCAGATATGCTTACAAGAATAAGAAATGCAAACCTTGTTATGAAAGAAAGTGTAGAAGTTCCAGCATCAAACTTAAAGAGAAATATAGCTGAAATATTAAAAAGAGAAGGTTATATTGCAGATTATAAATTTATCGAAGATGGAAAACAGGGTATATTAAAAATACAGTTAAAATACAAAGGTGACAGAAAGAACAGACAAAGAGTAATTCAGAGCATAATAAGAGTATCAAAACCAGGTAGAAGAGTATATGTATCAAAAGATAAAATTCCAGTTGTAAAAGGTGGAATGGGAATATCAATAATCTCAACTTCAAAAGGTGTTCTTACCGACAAAGAAGCAAGAGAACTCGGAGTCGGTGGAGAATTAATTTGTTACGTTTGGTAG
- the rpsQ gene encoding 30S ribosomal protein S17 — translation MPKKTLIGEVVSDKMDKTVVVKVERRIKHPIYKKFVKKSKKFHAHDENNECGIGDIVEIEESRPYSKTKTWKVVRIVEKNIFAEKNNETPETVEEVGGDA, via the coding sequence ATGCCTAAAAAAACATTAATAGGCGAAGTTGTTAGCGACAAAATGGATAAAACAGTTGTTGTTAAAGTTGAAAGAAGAATAAAACATCCTATATATAAAAAGTTCGTTAAGAAATCAAAGAAATTCCATGCTCATGATGAAAACAATGAATGTGGTATTGGAGATATAGTAGAAATAGAAGAATCAAGACCATATTCAAAAACAAAAACATGGAAAGTTGTAAGAATTGTTGAAAAGAACATTTTTGCGGAAAAAAATAATGAAACACCCGAAACAGTGGAAGAAGTTGGGGGTGACGCATAA
- the rplR gene encoding 50S ribosomal protein L18, with product MIKPTPRKKLRRKRHLRVRRKVFGTPERPRMVVFKSNKHIYVQIIDDTKGHTLAAASTLDKELNLEKTWNIDAAKEVGKLVAKRAKEKGIAKVAFDRGGFKYHGKVKALADAAREAGLEF from the coding sequence ATGATTAAACCCACACCAAGAAAAAAATTAAGAAGAAAAAGACATTTAAGGGTTAGAAGAAAAGTTTTTGGAACTCCTGAAAGACCAAGAATGGTAGTTTTCAAAAGCAATAAACATATTTATGTTCAAATTATAGATGATACAAAAGGACATACATTGGCAGCTGCTTCTACTTTAGATAAAGAATTAAATCTTGAAAAGACATGGAACATTGATGCAGCAAAAGAAGTAGGAAAATTAGTTGCTAAAAGAGCAAAAGAAAAAGGTATTGCTAAAGTAGCATTTGACAGAGGCGGCTTCAAATATCACGGAAAAGTAAAAGCATTAGCAGATGCTGCACGTGAAGCAGGTCTCGAGTTTTAA
- the rpsE gene encoding 30S ribosomal protein S5, giving the protein MASAAAEEFEERIIEIRRVTKVTTGGKNISFRVVAVVGNRNGKVGVGSGNAREVPQAIRKAIQNAKKNMIEVPVKNGTIPHEVFGRQDASKVLLKPAGPGTGIIASAAVRAVVELAGVHNILSKALGSTTSINLAKATLNGLKELKSPKEYAELRDLSVTKVFQGAHKEG; this is encoded by the coding sequence ATGGCTTCAGCAGCTGCTGAAGAATTTGAAGAAAGAATAATAGAAATTAGAAGAGTTACAAAAGTTACAACTGGTGGTAAAAATATATCATTCAGGGTTGTAGCTGTAGTAGGTAACAGAAATGGTAAAGTTGGAGTAGGAAGTGGAAATGCAAGAGAAGTTCCACAAGCAATAAGAAAAGCAATTCAAAATGCAAAGAAAAATATGATAGAAGTTCCTGTAAAAAATGGAACAATCCCACATGAAGTATTTGGAAGACAGGATGCTTCAAAAGTGCTTTTAAAACCAGCTGGACCTGGTACAGGTATTATTGCTTCTGCAGCAGTTCGTGCAGTTGTTGAATTAGCAGGAGTACACAATATCCTTTCAAAAGCATTGGGTTCAACAACATCAATTAATTTAGCAAAAGCTACATTAAACGGATTGAAAGAATTAAAATCACCAAAAGAATATGCAGAACTCAGAGATTTGAGTGTAACAAAGGTATTCCAGGGTGCCCATAAGGAGGGATAA
- the rplE gene encoding 50S ribosomal protein L5 — translation MRYEFIPLKDKYEKEVVPALMKEFGYKNIHEVPKIVKIVVNMGIGEGSRNADVVEKHAQELSIITGQKAVVTRAKKSVANFKLREGMPIGAKVTLRSMKMYNFLYKLINIIFPKLRDFRGMNPNSFDGRGNYTFGLTEQLVFPELKPDQVKRVQGMDITIVTTAKTDEEARKLLQLMGFPFKRD, via the coding sequence ATGAGATACGAATTTATACCTTTAAAAGATAAATATGAAAAAGAAGTAGTTCCAGCCCTCATGAAAGAATTTGGATACAAAAACATTCATGAAGTACCAAAAATCGTAAAAATTGTTGTGAATATGGGTATTGGTGAGGGCTCAAGAAACGCTGATGTAGTTGAAAAACACGCTCAGGAATTATCAATAATTACAGGCCAAAAAGCTGTAGTTACAAGAGCAAAAAAGAGTGTTGCTAACTTCAAATTAAGAGAAGGAATGCCTATTGGTGCAAAAGTAACATTAAGAAGCATGAAAATGTACAACTTCCTCTACAAATTAATTAATATAATTTTCCCAAAATTAAGGGACTTCAGAGGTATGAATCCAAATAGCTTTGATGGAAGAGGAAATTACACATTTGGGTTAACAGAACAATTAGTTTTCCCAGAATTAAAACCAGACCAGGTAAAAAGAGTACAGGGTATGGATATTACTATTGTTACAACTGCAAAGACAGATGAGGAAGCAAGAAAACTCCTTCAATTAATGGGCTTCCCTTTCAAGAGAGATTAA
- the rpmC gene encoding 50S ribosomal protein L29, translating to MKKQVAELINLTDEELKTKLEEAKKKLFEMRFQHELGQIKNTASIKMVRRDIARIKTILRQRELGIRR from the coding sequence ATGAAGAAACAAGTAGCTGAATTAATCAACTTAACAGATGAAGAATTAAAAACAAAATTAGAAGAAGCAAAGAAAAAATTATTTGAAATGAGATTCCAACACGAATTAGGTCAGATAAAAAATACTGCTTCCATAAAAATGGTAAGAAGAGACATAGCAAGAATAAAAACAATTCTCAGACAAAGGGAATTGGGTATAAGGAGGTAA